A region of Gracilinanus agilis isolate LMUSP501 chromosome 3, AgileGrace, whole genome shotgun sequence DNA encodes the following proteins:
- the TP73 gene encoding tumor protein p73, with the protein MHQRASLCPNFLPTQVRGRENFEILMKIKESLELVDLVPQQLVDSYRQQQQQLLQRPSHLQSPSSYGPVLSPMNKVHGGINKLPSVNQLVGQPQQHSSSGGPNLGPMGPGMLNSHSHPMQSNGEMNGGHTSQSMVSGSHCTPPPPYNADPSLVSIFAAWILQDLGALKIPDQYRMTIWRGLQELKQSHDYGAQQLIRSSSNASTISIGSSGELQRQRVMEAVHFRVRHTITIPNRSGADEWADFGFDLPDCKSRKQSIKEEFTDSEIN; encoded by the exons ATGCATCAGCGGGCTTCTCTGTGTCCTAACTTCCTCCCAACCCAGGTGCGTGGTAGAGAGAACTTTGAAATATTGATGAAAATCAAGGAGAGCCTGGAGCTTGTGGACCTGGTGCCTCAACAACTAGTTGACTCTTATcgacagcagcaacaacagctcCTCCAGAGGCC GAGTCACTTGCAGTCTCCCTCTTCCTACGGCCCGGTCCTGTCACCGATGAACAAAGTCCATGGCGGGATCAACAAACTGCCTTCCGTCAACCAGCTTGTGGGGCAGCCTCAGCAGCATAGCTCCTCAGGAGGGCCCAACCTGGGGCCCATGG GCCCTGGAATGCTGAATAGCCACAGTCACCCCATGCAGTCCAATGGCGAAATGAACGGTGGACACACGTCCCAGTCCATGGTCTCAGGGTCACACTGCACCCCTCCTCCTCCATACAACGCTGACCCCAGCCTCGTCAG TATATTTGCTGCATGGATCTTACAGGATCTCGGGGCCCTGAAGATTCCTGACCAGTACAGAATGACCATCTGGAGGGGTCTTCAGGAGCTGAAGCAAAGCCATGACTATGGGGCCCAGCAGCTGATCCGCTCAAGTAGTAACGCTTCTACCATCTCCATCGGGAGCTCGGGGGAGCTTCAGCGCCAGCGCGTGATGGAGGCTGTGCATTTCCGAGTCCGCCACACGATCACCATACCCAACCGTAGTGGGGCGGACGAGTGGGCAGACTTTGGTTTTGACCTCCCTGATTGCAAATCCCGCAAACAGTCCATTAAAGAAGAGTTCACAGATAGTGAGATAAACTGA